DNA sequence from the Daphnia carinata strain CSIRO-1 chromosome 8, CSIRO_AGI_Dcar_HiC_V3, whole genome shotgun sequence genome:
AATTCAAATCAGGGACTAATGGACTAACGAAAATAGCTGATGGTTGGAAAACGggtgtgcaaaaaaaatgaggaagaaaaaaagagagaataaaAAGAGTTGAGCTATGATAATGCGGTCGATGGCAGCCagatcagaaaaagaaaggcgtTAGGTTGTAAAGGTACCAGTTGGAAAATACATACCTTTGCCTCTCCATTCAATCAGATTCTAGCAGGCTACGTATGTTGACAAATAATCCGGCTGCACTAATGGACCAACCGAACAGGTTGTTGAGGAGGGAGAGGGACAGGGAGGGGTTCTTGGTGTCGGGGACAAAGGTGACAACTTGAACAAGAACAACTCAAGAGGGAAAATGACAACACGGGTAACATCAAGCAACAAAGGAGGCGTCGTGTCGATGTAGACCTATTCTATGTAAAGCTTTCATGTTCGAACACAACTGCAGGAGGATCGTCATTCGGCATTACACGAAAAGGCATTCAGTTCAGTCATGATAAGGTGTTGTATAGTGACAGATGGGATTTCGATCTACTGTACCCTCCTAGGCAAGTGCggtaaatttgattttactttattttttgttttgtttttgtttttgtttttgtttcgttttttttccttttttttttttttcgttcttttttttccttttttctttttctttcttttttttccttttttttttttttttttttttgaaatcataaCTAGTGGTAAGGCTACCATAAAAAATCACACATCTGTGGAGGGGATTCCGGAAGGATGGGTTTCATTTGAACAGACCATTTCTTGAAggcaaacttgtttttttgcttgccCAGCGATTaaaggaggaaaagaagcGGATAAGCCTTCACATCCGCCggaaagacgaaaaaaaaaacagttgggaAAGGTAAATGGAAAGGAAGGCAGACAACATATAGTAGAAAGAATAGCTGAACATTGCTAAGGGTACATCTACCAGCTACCTACATACAGTCATTTCCATGATGGTGGATTTTTTTCTCTAGTCAATCACAAGAGGGTGAAGGTAAAAGAAGTGGATCAATACGTCAGAAACGAACCTCAAATTTAAATTGCAAAgtgaaaacaaacgaaaatagGAGAAGAGAAGGAGTGGGGTAAATGATTTTCGGTATCTTTAAATGGCTTTCATGGATGACCCAAAATGCAACCGCTCTCgaatattttcctttttcttttttcagtgtgtgtgtgtgtgtgtgtgtgtttatgcTAATATATTTGTGTTTCGTTTAatgttgtttagttttttttttttgtttttttgttggttttttgtgGGGGAGGGGTGAGAGTAGAGGTAAAGGTGGACAGCTGATGTTGGGCAGGGGAGCTTGTCTCTGTGGTCGTCTCTTTGCTCTAAGCTTTGACGTCCTCGGCCCCCGAATCTCCCTCATCACCATCCTTTACCTTCTTCTCGCCTTCACCTCCCTTCTTTGACCAATCcggttttttctgaaaaaaagaagaaaagagagagagaaaaacaaaaagttcgATGAATGACTTGAAACATAAAGGAATGAAAATGGATTTTATCAGCTATTCCTGGATACAAGTTTATACCTCCTTATCCTCTTCCTCCATTGTgaattccttctttttcacttgtttAAGCTGATTACGGAAGTTGAATTCGGCGGCCTTCTTTTGAAGTTTGGCAAATTTGTTCTCATATTTGGATACTTTGCGCAGAGAAGGCTTAATACTGCATTATTAACCATGTGAATTTGCAAAAGCATTGGGTTACCGTTTAGTCTCTATAGGAAATTCGCATGTGtttcgaacgaaaaaaaaaaagaaacgaaaaggcACACTTACAATTTGCCTCGGAGGTCATTGACGAGGATGTTGATCTCGTTGATCTGTCAGCAGGGCAACGAGTAgtcaaagaacaaaaataaattgaatcACTAAAGTTTCGACATGATAAACTTCTGGATGGATTGAAAAAGGGTTTTTCTAGTGAACAGGGGGAAGGTGGGtgtttcaaaataagaaaaagtataTGCTGCAGAGACGTGTAACATGCCGTGCAAATGCATGCAGCAAGGTGTGTTGCCTTGCATGACGGGTAACGAGCGCATTGATTGAAAATGAACAATCACAATCGTCTGTTTAAAGCTCGTTTCTCGTATTAGCACAAACTATCTTtgcctgttttttcttttctttttttttcatttatttatttttgtgtgtgtttgtgtctgtttttattgttttgttcaattgttttgttctttttgtttaatttagtttttgttttgttttcacacacacagacagagtGGGACACGAACACACAACGAGGATAGCAGAGGGTAGAGGAATTGAGAAAACAGTTTGCCGTCAATCAGCGAAGAACAAATTTTATGTAACAAAGAATAACCTTGGTGAACAAATgacgaaagagaaacgaaagatAGACAAAAGGTAAGACAGCGTAagaatgaaagagagaaagagagagatagaaagagagagagagagagagagagagagaggaatcTCGATTCAGTATGTCACTGATGTACAGAGGCCAGCACTTCCTGAAGAAACAGAGGGGGACTGTTCTTCCCCGAGACACAGTGTATAGACCAGACCATCATGATTGCATCTATGATAAACATATTCGAAACTGAATGCTTTGAGCTCGGAAACGAGTCCCTTatttcaacaaaaacacagacaaggttaaaaattaaaaaaaaaactaataaaaaagagagaaaaaaaagagtaagaAACCGGCCCTCGGGACAAATAAAATATCTAATTGCACgttgaaaataagcccaatTTTGACTTATTATGATTGCCAACAACCACCTCAAGGCATGATAGCTTGACCAAAATAGTTTATAGGTGGGTCCGctcgattttcaaaaaatttcaagggTTCTTCATATTTatccatgaaaaaaaaagaaagaaacgaaatcgAATGGACTAGGTAGGTCCATATCTGGTCCATACAGAGTCGTCGCCATTTTTTACGATGGCGACACGGTTACTTCGGTTATGTTTGCAATCCACCCAAAACTTCAGATCGCTTCACTGAAGCCGCGTATGTGATCTTATGTTTACATTGTCGAAGAAGGAATAGCAGTTAAAAATGTCAAAGTGCAAAAAAAGACCAACATTCAAAAGTTTTGGATCAAATGAAATTATCAGAAAGGGCTGACCTCCGCCTGCGCATTAGACATAATTGTGTGTATGTGGCAAAtacgtatttttttaagagaagaagaaaaagaagaagtggaaacaagtaataataataataataataaaatgggtGAAAAGAGTTTCGCTTTGCCTCGTTCTGGCGAAAGTCAGGCATCCGATTTGCCCCAAAACGAAGCAAAACCGAATTTCGTGTGTAAAAATGGGATGGGTAAATGCTTGATGggtaaagaaatgaaaagatgtcaagagaaaaatcgttaaaaagtAGGAATGAAAGCATAGTTGGAATAGAGAAGAGTACAATGACACACTGCCAAGCAAACGATGAACTGCAATGTGTTGATGTAACGATGTGTTGATgcttaagaaagaaaaaaaacataaaatctaAAAGTTTGACGTTTCTGCTAGCAAAAATGAATCaatatcaacttttttttctttcaaaataaaagggaaTTGAAGTGGAAAAGGGGGAAGCTCTTGGAAATTTCGCGTAATCCTCCGAGGACGGCAAATCGTGAAGTAATCAAGGGAAAGCGAACGATGAGTTCAGAAACGAATAgtaggctaaaaaaaaaactggactGGATTGGATTGGAGTGCATGCTGTAGAGTTTGATACCGGAACAGCTCAAACAACTATGAAGATGCCGACAACTGGGAAGAAGTGGACTACGAAAGCGCCAATCCAATATTGGGGCACTCTGAAGCGAGACTAAAACGATGCTAATGGAAAAACTAGCATTTTCTACAGGGATCATTTcaagcttcaaaaaaaaaaaatcaatcaaaaactaaacaaaatcAGGACGTACTTTTAACTCGGAAGATTTATCATTATCGATAGATATtacgttattttaaaaatattaagaagaagaaaataaatctcGTTCATTTTCCCCGCATGGAGGCTCTGTGCTGTTGCGGGCCAGCCCTAGTCtttcccatattttttttatttttaagacaAGATTAGTTTAAACTGGAATTGCAGCATTCGATGTTTGAGTATTCCGATATTACAGCGTGTTTGTATGATCAATCACTTGTATGCCGATGAAACGACATATCTCAATGACGCTATCGTTTTGGAATTAGCGATGGTTTTAAGATGAAAATCACGACTTAGCGATGCCCGAGTCAACTCTGAATGCGTTCAAGAGCAGGGCGTTGTGTATGGAACAAACGTTGGAATTGACGATAATCAAGCATagacaaaaacgaaaaggtgTGTCAATAAATAACTACGGAGAACGAGGGCAATCATGATCTACGTGAATGCAATTCGGGCCTTTTGGGTCAATCGAACAGGAAATAAGAAGACAGCCTATCTGAATTGCGACGAGCAATCAGATGGTATGTTGATTATGAAAGaattagaaaagaatatagatcaataaagaaagaaccaaaagaattttgttagtggaagaaaaaagccaTACACGAAGGTCAACCCTTTGTGATTATATCATTTTTCGCTAAGGAATGTCAGGTGAAGTAACACAAAGTAACGCAGTAACGCCAACAACCTTAAACAAATGTCGAACTAAGAtattgatatttaaaaaacgataataattttgttttgttctgtttttttgtgcTAGTTGAATTCAATCGCGCGTGACTAGGGCCGGCCGTCAATGGGCACATCGCTTCGAAGCGAAGAGATTTAAATGTACGGTAGCATATAAACGTCTATTCTATTCATCATCATTGTGTCCgtcctctttttgtttttgacaatGCTCGGTAGCAGGGTtgaacaaaaggaaaaattccgTGTCTTCGGCACAATCGCAGGTGTGCTACAAAAAGTACAGCATGTAGTTTTCGGAAAAGTGCATTCTTCAACTTGTTCCTGCTATTGACATCCGTGACGAGCACTGAGCCACACAGCACAGCTGATGAGGCTACGCTGTGTGAACAACTTGGTTTTTACGGCCATAATGGATTGAGACGAAAGCAAGCGTTGTTCTGTGACGGCTTCGCTCAGTTGCTCTGAAGGGTGTTAAAAGCggagaaagcgaaaaaaacgCCTTACTCGAATTCAAGATGCCATTCTCTACCACTCGGGATATGCGTGAGAAATCAGCTGAATAGAGGGGATTGAGGCAGCCGTATGAAAATCGGCGCCTCGCAACAACCAGTGAAATGTTTCCAAGCAAATCAGCAACGACAGAGAGATCGTGAAAAGAAGAGGTGAACTGGATGTAGTGAGTCTATTGGCTGCAGGCTTGATAGAGAagggtagttttttttttatttgataattTTTGATTTGGTGGGTCTAACCTcgtaatctttttttctgactTCAAAGTCCAAGTCCCATTTTTGCGACTCGCACATGATAACGCGTTCATTGTAGTCGACACAGATCTGCTTCAGGGCGGCTGATTAAACATGGCAACAGTTCACTTTAGCAACAAGTTAAACACTTTAGCGATTATCACTGCTAGGAATTAATGCGTGAATACCACGGGATCACAGGCCCGCACCATGAACCCGCAAACACTTTGCCCGAACGACCATCGTAACGGACCCGACCGTCTCGTCATTAACATTTGCATTATTTTCCAATCTAAAGAAACGTTGTTTGCTCGTTTCATACGACCATCGCTGGATCAGTTTCCCCCTCCGTTCTTATCGGCATTTTCTACTAGACATCCGTCATTTCTTGGTTCGTACTACGTAAGCCGAAAGAAGACGGAATCTACGGATGTGTCATCCGAAGTCAGTTTTGGCCTGCTGTAATCAATGGCACAAGTACACCTTTGAGGGGGTAAAAGTGAATAAGGAGGAAAGGAAGGTAAAGTCATAGGGAAAGTAACGAGGTCACAAAGTCGTTCCttctagcaaaaaaaaaacttcctcGGTATTAGAGCGATCGAAGGAAGAAAtagacgaagagaaagaaaggcgGCGGAAAATGAAAGAGCGAGAGTGAGAgtaaaagaggaagagaaacaGATAAGTAGATAGAGAGAtagatagaaaaagagaaagaaaccgaaagagaaagagagcgagagagagagagagaaagagaaaaagaaagaatgagaGAAAAGAGCTGAagtctatatatatacagtcgCTAGTCTGCAAGTTAACGTGGTAATAGGATTGGATTAAGGGCGTGATGGAAGATGTGCGTGATTTGGGAAATATCTATCTTAATTGGACGGTGTTTACCTCCAAGTTTTTCATCTTATTTTTCCATTCTAAATCGTATTTATCGCCTTCGAGTAAGGATATTCTCTTGTGAAACTCCTTGCAAATCGTCTGCAGTTCGGCTGgaagagagagacagagacacacacaagaaaaggtCATTTTCGCAACTCGTATTTGTTATTAACCTAAGTCCTACCAgactggaaaagaaatttaaaaaaaaataataaaataaaaaaacaaaaaaatttcaaatctgtcattctccttttcttccattttgctACATAACTGGTAAAATTCGCAGCGAATGACTTCATCTCGGGGACTCTAGTTTCGGTATCCAATCAAGATAGACAACCGATACAACGCCATTAGAACTGTCTCTTAATGTCAGCCACTGGATGAACGTATTTAgccgaggaaaaaaaaccattgtccatcaaatttgttttaaagggGACCTCCCATTGATTTTCATTGCGCCACTAGAATTGAATCCTGCCTCTGCTGTAAAGCCGAACGATTTCGGTTCTTGCGATATTTTAGCTGTGAATATCGTCTCCGTCTTAGCACCACTGCTCCTACCGCTAAACAATAAACTGGAACACGCCAAGGGGTGAAAGAATTGTGGAATATGGGGAATGAAATGAACGTCGAACGATGGAAATAGggtccccgtttttttttttgttttgtttgtttttttgtttttagctgtCCGACAGTTAAAGAGAAGAAGTTCGTTGAAATGTCAACTGAAAAGCGAAATGGTGATGTGCAGTCGTCGTTAGCTTTTGCTATTGAGAAAAATAAGGCACGCAGTGGGTAGAGGCTTGCAACGGGAATGTAGAGGCTCTGCTGTGGACAGCTTTGTGCGATAGTGGGAGCGCTGCTTTATAATGCGTTCGTTATTCATTAATGTGTTTCTATAATGTGCTGGAGTATTTCGCTTCGGTTTTTAAACTGAAAAGCTGATGGAAAAGATCAGGACATCCACCAGTAAGTTATGTACAGCTACCATATCTGCGGTGTCTCTTTATGTGTCAAAACCAGACCGCCGTGTCGGCCGATTTCAGTTGGTCGGTGACGTTGCCTCCGTTTCGCAAGAAAACAGACGCGGGGGAGGTATTCTCGCAAACGACATGGACGCTCGCTCGCAGACATATGGAGcgggaaaacgaaaagaaggcAACAACCGAACAACTGAAAATGACCCATCATGGCGTACAGTCGTGGTGTGAATGTCAGTCAGTCAATCGGTGCCTCACACGACACGCAAACTAATTAGAAGAATAAATATTTGACATTTGACGGATTTCGAGGCTGTGAATTAATTCAATCGAATAAGAAAGGCCAAAGAAAAGTTGAAGATCCACTGAAAAATTGCATGAGAGTGGGTGAATGTGAAAGAGTTTGACCAGGAATAGGAATCGAATAAGTTTGCAGGAGAGAAGGCtaggatgaagaaaaaaaggaatagtgCTTGAAAGCAGTAGTGATAAAAGGTAGAGTGTGtgagagagtgagagagagagagagagagagagagagagagagagagagagacgatgATGGACCGTGTACCTcgaaatctttctttttgactTCGAACTCCATATCGTACTTGGCGAATTCGAGGCGACAGATACGCGCGTGGAACTCGTTGAGTAGTGTTATCAATTGGGCTACTCGAAAATAGAGCCAGTAGACGAACCCCCGATACCAGAGATCAgagatttttttacagtttgttatttaataacaaaaaaataataataataataaaaaaaaaagccgtcaAGTAGCGACATCGGACTGGTGTTAATATAGCCACATCGGCTAATATCTCCTAGTCCTACTACATAGTCTTCGGCAATTGCTTTTTCTTATTATACTCGTATGTATCGACCCATGACGCAAGTGCGCAAAGTGTTATTCGTCCCTTCTTTTTCACGTTACTGATGTTCAAGATATGTAACGTCATTACTTCTCGTGACATCATTAGAAACCCAAGAAACTGTCTCGAATTTGTTGGTTGCCAATGATGAACTTCGTTTTGAACTGCATAGCCAGTCGCAAAACTAGCATCAGCTGCCggttaaaaaaatgaagacgaTACACTATTGCTAGGGAAAAAAACtacatgaagaaaaaaaaatggatgcgGATGACTCACCCTCATTGGCGTCGTCTAGATTCTTGGGCTGGCCGCAGCGTTCTTCAATGATGCGTCGTCGTTCGGCCGCTTTAcgttcttgttcttttttcaattcctCTGCAGCTTTTTTACGCAACAAGAGCTGATTTCAAAGAGAATAACCACGTCTTTTAGTTTGGCGACAATCATTATTGAAAAGATAAGTATTGATGGCTTACCCgaagtttcttctttctctcggGAGTCATGAAACCTTTCTTGGCTTTCTTGGCGGCCGCAGCCTCTTCGAGACGCTTGCGCACCTCAGCCTTTTTACGGTCCTGCTCTTGCTGTTTAACCCTAGCCGCctatcaaatgaattttcaaaaatccaaCTTAGAAAACTAAGGTTTCGTCAACTGACGCCCAGCACACGTTGTGACCACATCCATACTTACATCGGCGGCTGATTTTTTCTGCAattacaaaaagaacaaacagttTTTAATTAACAGGGTGATGTGACCAGTGTTTCGAaaacagtaaacaaaaaaaataaatatgtaaaatgaaataagaatttaaaaatgggtagaaaaaatgacaaaaggttTTAGTTTTAgaagtaaaaaggaaaatctgTTATGTTTGACAAGTGTTTTCAATTATTAGCCATCTTACACCGTCATCCTTTTTAGCTTCAACTGGTTTGGCGACTGGTTTGGGGggctcctcctcctcttcttcggaAGAGCTGGACGTGCAAATTAGCAGGGAACgaaaaatcatgaaaataaaacaggggtaaaaataaataagagttTCATGTGCCCTGCTTATTAGTCGCTCAACATAACTGATTAGGCCGTTCGTTTGATGCTTATATGATTATGACAAGTAGTCAAATAATAATTGAGAGGTAAACATAAGAACGAAAAATGTAGAACATAAAAATTGAGTCAAAACTTGTATAATTTGTACAATCCTTCGggttttttcattctttggTAAACGCGTTGTTATTAAATCAACTTAAcggaaataacaaaaaaaaggtaagcaTTCGATATTCGCTATTGACTGACCGACTGTAGTCTTTGTCAGTCAATGTCATATGCAAAGATGCCTACCTGAGCAGCCTGCAAGCTGTAATtcataataagaaaaaaaacaaaaaaaaacaatatcaaCTATAGATCGAATACCTCAAGAACTGAtgacatgaaaagaaaacgaatttttaaaaaatctcttttcttaaaaaaataaatattcgCATTTCTCAATATTATTTTATAAAGCAAGGGGGAGTTTGACTTACGTGTATTCTTCACTGTCCGACATGGTTAGAGGTAATCAGATGTAGAACCTGTAATTAAGTTAAATTGATGAGAAACTAGAAAAACGAAAGCTCTACTGAAGGCTTTTTTCCCGATACGCGTCGATAGATTTAAACAAACAATGCGCGAGAAGAGTTTAATTAACAAGTCGAGACTTTCCGAGTTGAGCTATTTCAAGCAACTTTTCGCAGTTTAATTTCTACCGATGGGGTAACCGTGAATGAGAACTAGGCACAGTTGCTCACTCTTTGCGCTCGATTCAAAAATAGCTCAGACGGAGAACGCTCGACGTCCTACCCGTGCATACCCAAATATAGGCACATAGGTTAACCATCATCGAGGATGAAAATCACTGCTTTTAACTGAAAACGATGATACAACTGAAAGCGCTAATTACAGTATCTGAGGAGAAAGGTCAAAATTTCCCGAAAAACCTAGCCAACAGAGAGGAAACTTTCGTTACTACCGTAGATACTTGCGGAAATGCGAGTCAAATGAAAAGAGTTTCTTGCAAAATGCTGACGATGCAACCTAGTCAGCTGTAGTTACCACTGATTGTTTAACGAAGTTTAATAAAATTCTAACAAAATGGTGAATGTTTGGGCCTACCGGGTGGTCAAAGAAGCGAGTGCTGGCACACACACTGAGCTCGAGTGACGGATACGCGAGCACTGCGTCTGAAACTGGGACTGTAGCCCGAGACCTAGGCTCGGATGCGGGCAGAACCAGCGCTACGGAAAACCTTAGCTAAGAAAAGATCCCTAAACGCTCGGGTGAAGTCCAAAATAGCAACCTATGACGGCGGGGAGAAGGATTTTCAATAACAGACTCGGCTCTGGTGGCGGGTCACAAACATCCCCAGACCCGCATTTGGCCGGACTTCCTAACATTCAACTAATGCTCCCTGCCTCTGTAACCGTTTCACTTACGTGCACAATTCGCAACTTTTACGTCGGTCCTTACCAGGAATTTGTTGTAGTGATCAGCATCACAACACTGTTAAGATGTATGACCAACACTTAGCCTCGTTTTGATAAACTGCGATATTTTCAACGGTTCTTTTGATTATTGCCGAAACGCTAGAGTTTTGTGGCTGTTAATATTTCAGACGCATTTCAGGGTAGAAAACCAAGAAGGAAAAGGGTTCCCATATACCGACTGTGAAGTAAAAAGTGAACGCGGATGTCGGTCGAACAGGAACCAACCTAATTGCTATGAATAGAGTCGCGTTCCTATCCTATTCTGCCCGTTTACGTGACCTAAAAATAGTACATGCTTCCACTAGGAGGGCGTTCTAGGCTCTCTCGTCCGCGGCCGTATAAGTGGCTTTTGATATTgtggtagttttttttctgtgtatttTTCCAGGGTAAAGTTGTGTGCTAACCTACTCATACAACGAGCCAAGATTTTGATTTACGATATTGGAACAATTGCACTCTTTCATTCATTGTTCCAGCTCTGATTCTCTATTCTAAATAACACGCTAGCAATTTGGGAACAGACAAGGCTTGAGCTGTTACAAAACCAGGGAACTCTTTGTCTGGACCATAAATGGAGAGTCGTCTACAAATATAGTCGCCGATGATGGAAACGTTGGCCACTTGAACGTACTTCTTTGATGATGAAGAATAAAGTTCAATAGACGAACGATACTGCTCCCATGGTTCCAAGTTACGGGCGGCTGTGGCTATAATACGTACATTTACATTCAACTGTTCGAGCTGTTTTGAAATTTGGTGTTGAATGAATACAAGTTCTTGAAATAAGGCGTCCGGACAGTTTTCCATTACTGTGAGCAACCGTATAGACGAAGATTGCATCGTGTTTGCCAAGTCGTTTGCGCCAAGAATTCCAGTAACAGGCTGGTAACAACGCCCAACTGATACGAGTCGCAAGGGAAACGGTTCTTCAATCACAGTTTTCGTCAGAAACGCCACCATAGCTGGCAATGACGAACCTCCTACTAGATGTAAGCCGTTCCCTTTCTCAAGACTGCCGTGATCTTGAATCGTGGCGAGACTTAACACTTCTTTCTGATCATTAAAGGCCAGGCCGCAACCATCGATTATTAACGATCTAACGAAATCAGGTGCAGAAATCAGATTGTATCCGTTGTCAATCCAATCCTTGCTGAAAGTTTGCATCCAACGTAGTTCCAAATTAGCCGGCGTgccttttaaataaaatgccGTGCGACTATGACTGGCAAACTTGATGTTCTCTTCAGTACAGTCACCCAGACAATTTAGATCAGATTTTTCAGGCATAAACGAGTACACTTCTGTATTGTCTTCTATGGGTGTTTTACAATGCAAGTAGTTAGGAAGGCTTAAAGCTCGCGTTACGGCTATTTCTTCGATTTCCCACCACAACTTCGTCAGTTCTTTTAGCTGGGTCCTCAGTTCtataccttttcttttaatgtcttCTACATTTCGAGTGTCACTGCTACCTGTAGCGTTTGTCACGACTTGCTTCATCATTTGGGTTACTTCAACCCTTCTGCTTTCAAGGTCTTCTCGCTGAAGACGGAGAGCGGTCATCTGTCTCCATTGTCCAAGGAAAGAATCCAGATGAAAGGAAGAATTTCTTGCTGAAAGATTATTTTGCAACTGTGCAATGTCTTCAGTAATCAATGCTTCAATGTGACTCAAGTCAGGAGTCAATATTGATACAGCTGCTTTTGATATATGACCTGGTATGTGCAAGGCAGAAACAACTCCTCGGACTATACAcagtaaatgttttttaatggGGATTTTGATGTGTGAAGTACTAAGAATTCTGAGAGCCATGATCATGTTTTATTCTCCTAGTGCAGTAGTGCACTTTTTTTTGGCATCAGGTTCTTGATCAACTTCAATCTTATCACTCATCACTTTAGGAAGAATAGTTTCAATCTTTCTCTTCTCAGGTGCCTTGTAATTCCCACCAAGACCTGCAGCTCTTTCCGATTCTTCAATTGTGTATGGCTCTAACTCTAGTGCTTTAAGCCTACGTTTGTGAACTTTGGTTCTATAGTGTTGAGTTAGGGAAAACTCATCTATAAAATACCTCCTGCAGAGCAATACAGATGAGATCAAAGATATTAACAGTTGACAGTAACAGACTTACGCGCAATGTATGCAGTAGAATTGGGCATTGCCAGCTTTTTCAACATCGATTTTTTGGGCTAGAAGGCTTTCTgcattgtttttcaaatcgtTGTCAAtctataacaaaaaataatgagcAATAATATAACACAAGATGCAATTCAGCTATACTTCATCCAGATCTTTAGTGCGCCTTTTTCCTTTATATTTTTTCCGAATGTGCGTTTCACCACGATGGTACTTACGTCGCCtaaaatttcagaaattttctttgaatttttaatgacAACCCATTCTTATAGAACAGGGTTTAATCCgtaaatgtatttttacttGTAAGTCATTGTAGTAAACCTCTGTAAGTTTTGTTCTTTCGCCACACACGTGTATGACAAAATGGCCCCAGTTGATTTTAGTTAACGACAAATATGCGTTAGAAGAAAGTTGTATTTTAAGATGCTAGGTGGCATTTGGGATATACACGTCGTTATTAGCTATTTCCCTCTACTAGATGTCGCTAATTTTAATGTCAGGGCTCTTTTTGGTTTCTAAGCATTTGCGTGCTTTCATTATTAATTCCTGAAATATactataatttaaaaatttcgacATTAAAATAGCACGGCGAAAGATAACCAAGTTAAGATGTTAtgcaattacatttttttgccGAAGCTTCAAAAAATGATGCATTTTTTGCCGACAGGTGGCGCTGAAATTGACGATCGTTTTTTTAGACAAATTTAATGCTTACAAAGGAAAGGACGAAGAAATCGGCACGGGACTTTGGTGTGACGCGCGGAACGGTGCGCCCACAGCAACTGGAACACTCTTGCTGGACTAGACCGCTCGTGACATAAAGTTGT
Encoded proteins:
- the LOC130688083 gene encoding troponin I-like isoform X1, translated to MSDSEEYTSSEEEEEEPPKPVAKPVEAKKDDGKKSAADAARVKQQEQDRKKAEVRKRLEEAAAAKKAKKGFMTPERKKKLRLLLRKKAAEELKKEQERKAAERRRIIEERCGQPKNLDDANEAALKQICVDYNERVIMCESQKWDLDFEVRKKDYEINEINILVNDLRGKFIKPSLRKVSKYENKFAKLQKKAAEFNFRNQLKQVKKKEFTMEEEDKEKKPDWSKKGGEGEKKEGEEGEGEAPAEGEAVANAEEAPAPVEGAPPAEGAPADAAPAEAGATGEPAPADGQPPAEGAPPADAPPADGAPPADAPPADGAPPAEAPAAEGAPPADAPPAEGAPPADGAPPAEAPAPADGSTPAPPTEGSAPPAEGQAAAVDGAPPAEGAPSAAAPPAEPAATEAAPAEAAAPAEAAAPVPPAEEAPAS
- the LOC130688083 gene encoding troponin I-like isoform X4: MSDSEEYTLQAAQKKSAADAARVKQQEQDRKKAEVRKRLEEAAAAKKAKKGFMTPERKKKLRLLLRKKAAEELKKEQERKAAERRRIIEERCGQPKNLDDANEAALKQICVDYNERVIMCESQKWDLDFEVRKKDYEINEINILVNDLRGKFIKPSLRKVSKYENKFAKLQKKAAEFNFRNQLKQVKKKEFTMEEEDKEKKPDWSKKGGEGEKKEGEEGEGEAPAEGEAVANAEEAPAPVEGAPPAEGAPADAAPAEAGATGEPAPADGQPPAEGAPPADAPPADGAPPADAPPADGAPPAEAPAAEGAPPADAPPAEGAPPADGAPPAEAPAPADGSTPAPPTEGSAPPAEGQAAAVDGAPPAEGAPSAAAPPAEPAATEAAPAEAAAPAEAAAPVPPAEEAPAS
- the LOC130688083 gene encoding troponin I-like isoform X5 encodes the protein MSDSEEYTSSEEEEEEPPKPVAKPVEAKKDDGKKSAADAARVKQQEQDRKKAEVRKRLEEAAAAKKAKKGFMTPERKKKLRLLLRKKAAEELKKEQERKAAERRRIIEERCGQPKNLDDANEAALKQICVDYNERVIMCESQKWDLDFEVRKKDYEINEINILVNDLRGKFIKPSLRKVSKYENKFAKLQKKAAEFNFRNQLKQVKKKEFTMEEEDKEKKPDWSKKGGEGEKKEGEEGEGEAPAEGEAVANAEEAPAPVEGAPPAEGAPADAAPAEAGATGEPAPADGQPPAEGAPPADAPPADGAPPADAPPADGAPPAEAPAAEGAPPADAPPAEGAPPADGAPPAEAEPAATEAAPAEAAAPAEAAAPVPPAEEAPAS
- the LOC130688083 gene encoding troponin I-like isoform X2; the encoded protein is MSDSEEYTSSEEEEEEPPKPVAKPVEAKKDDGKKSAADAARVKQQEQDRKKAEVRKRLEEAAAAKKAKKGFMTPERKKKLRLLLRKKAAEELKKEQERKAAERRRIIEERCGQPKNLDDANEAELQTICKEFHKRISLLEGDKYDLEWKNKMKNLEINEINILVNDLRGKFIKPSLRKVSKYENKFAKLQKKAAEFNFRNQLKQVKKKEFTMEEEDKEKKPDWSKKGGEGEKKEGEEGEGEAPAEGEAVANAEEAPAPVEGAPPAEGAPADAAPAEAGATGEPAPADGQPPAEGAPPADAPPADGAPPADAPPADGAPPAEAPAAEGAPPADAPPAEGAPPADGAPPAEAPAPADGSTPAPPTEGSAPPAEGQAAAVDGAPPAEGAPSAAAPPAEPAATEAAPAEAAAPAEAAAPVPPAEEAPAS